One genomic window of Octopus bimaculoides isolate UCB-OBI-ISO-001 chromosome 2, ASM119413v2, whole genome shotgun sequence includes the following:
- the LOC106872931 gene encoding uncharacterized protein LOC106872931 → MVLIKSYVYCVVLLTISLAVPTTPASLFDGIMPRFPSMDSIFNGIRNYFRAGTRANFVQIDNSTYVWRLQMNLTGYNISSLNATRQGQYFQLTGQKKRSFNKTTSVSIGELLPKSVNVEKMTVTIRKKMLIAEAPVEKSKVEIIPIKGKPLANTALQYTN, encoded by the exons ATGGTGTTGATTAAGAGTTATGTTTATTGTGTAGTTCTTCTCACCATTTCACTGGCAGTGCCCACAACTCCGGCATCATTGTTTGACGGCATAATGCCAAGATTTCCATCAATGGATTCCATTTTTAACg ggATACGAAACTACTTTCGAGCTGGAACTCGTGCAAACTTCGTCCAAATCGATAACAGTACCTACGTTTGGAGACTTCAGATGAACTTAACTGGGTATAATATCTCAAGTTTAAACGCAACCCGCCAAGGGCAATATTTTCAACTCACTGGCCAGAAAAAAAGGAGTTTTAATAAAACCACATCAGTAAGTATTGGTGAATTACTTCCAAAATCGGTCAACGTGGAAAAGATGACTGTAACTATCAGAAAGAAAATGCTGATAGCCGAGGCCCCTGTTGAAAAATCTAAAGTCGAAATAATCCCAATCAAAGGTAAACCCCTTGCGAACACAGCTCTGCAATACACAAACTGA